The Vitis riparia cultivar Riparia Gloire de Montpellier isolate 1030 chromosome 10, EGFV_Vit.rip_1.0, whole genome shotgun sequence genome includes a region encoding these proteins:
- the LOC117923039 gene encoding uncharacterized protein LOC117923039 has translation MHLKKKAFLTEQVSAIIQCKTPIKYKDLGCPTISVNIGNTFVKRALLDLGASVNLLPYSVYKQLGLGELKSTSITLSLADRSVKFPRGIIEDVLIQIDNFYYPVDFVVLDTEKGTSGLNHVPIILGRPFLATTNALINCRSGVMQLTFGNMTIELNIFHSCKKHGTKEDEELKEAYLIELPMEELEKEKVEDNFSKLGEVISNERIEVWRINEEIQPLKLMKWSFSFKKVKTMKHGVHNNPKTMKKKIKEWHDQLIQKNKFKEGYFKPYLFPRKLKYQGVGPFIVCKPYPN, from the coding sequence CCCCAATCAAGTATAAGGATCTGGGATGTCCAACTATCTCGGTGAATATTGGCAACACTTTTGTAAAAAGAGCACTtttagacttgggggcaagtgtgaatctTCTTCCCTACTCGGTATATAAGCAATTGGGGCTTGGAGAACTAAAGTCTACTTCCATCACACTTTCATTGGCGGATAGATCGGTTAAGTTTCCAAGAGGAATCATCGAAGATGTGTTGATCCAAATCGATAACTTCTATTATCCGGttgattttgtggtgcttgatacggAAAAAGGAACTAGTGGACTCAACCATGTTCCTATTATACTTGGCCGACCTTTCCTTGCCACAACAAATGCATTGATTAATTGTCGAAGTGGGGTGATGCAACTTACCTTTGGTAACATGACAATTGAGCTGAACATTTTTCATTCATGTAAGAAGCATGGTACCAAAGAGGATGAGGAACTTAAGGAGgcttatttgattgaattgccTATGGAAGAGCTAGAGAAAGAAAAGGttgaagataatttttcaaaactcggTGAAGTAATTTCCAATGAACGGATTGAAGTTTGGAGgatcaatgaagaaattcaacCTTTGAAGTTAATGAAATGGTCTTTCAGCTTCAAGAAAGTGAAAACCATGAAGCATGGTGTGCACAATAATCCAAAGACCATGAAAAAGAAGATCAAGGAATGGCATGACCAACTTATTCAAAAGAACAAGTTCAAAGAAGGCTATTTCAAGCCATATCTTTTTCCAAGAAAGCTTAAGTACCAAGGAGTTGGTCCATTCATTGTTTGCAAGCCATATCCAAATTGA